In Synechococcus sp. Nb3U1, one DNA window encodes the following:
- a CDS encoding RecQ family ATP-dependent DNA helicase: MQDWQQIQQALKQHWGYEALRPPQDLVIRTLLEKRDALVVLPTGFGKSLCFQVTALLQTGVTLVVSPLIALMEDQVQELWQRKLPAACLHSELDSALRKRVLKALEENRLRLLYLGPETLFSPPVWQRLQQPQVRINGLIVDEAHTLVHWGGSFRPDYRRLGWVRPVLASKGAAFPIAAFTATADPQTQSRLQQVLELRNPERIDVNPIRPNLSLNISMAWSVADRRRQLVQFLQENSGSGLVYVRTRRDGQDLREWLEKQNVQSATYHGGLDSGSRRQLERAWLAGELRFLVCTNAFGMGINKPDVRWVLHFQPPPDLTDYVQEVGRGGRDGGPCRALMLVSEPTGFWDPTDRQRNAYFHQQRQRIEDQARILLKTLPDQGSYTDLPAGEARVALGVLQEMGCLQWQDPFRFQIRQRRWQPCQRRDPWLGMEALINTRGCRWQVLLRHFGYQSGDPPCGTCDNCCRANSSGAGIRPLRWI, from the coding sequence TTGCAGGATTGGCAGCAGATCCAACAGGCTCTCAAGCAACACTGGGGTTACGAGGCGCTGCGCCCACCACAGGATCTGGTCATTCGCACCTTACTGGAGAAGCGAGATGCTCTGGTGGTGTTGCCGACAGGATTCGGTAAATCACTGTGTTTTCAGGTGACGGCTCTGCTGCAAACGGGGGTAACACTGGTGGTCTCGCCCTTGATTGCCCTGATGGAAGACCAAGTGCAAGAGTTGTGGCAACGGAAGCTACCGGCTGCCTGTCTGCACAGTGAGCTGGATTCGGCTTTGCGCAAACGGGTGTTGAAAGCCCTAGAAGAAAACCGACTGCGCCTACTCTATTTGGGGCCAGAGACCCTGTTTAGCCCGCCGGTTTGGCAGCGGTTGCAACAGCCACAGGTGCGCATCAACGGCCTGATTGTGGATGAAGCCCATACGCTGGTGCATTGGGGGGGATCCTTCCGGCCCGACTATCGCCGTTTGGGATGGGTACGTCCTGTCCTTGCCTCGAAAGGCGCAGCATTTCCCATTGCTGCCTTTACAGCTACTGCCGATCCGCAAACCCAAAGTCGCCTGCAGCAGGTGTTGGAGCTGCGCAACCCTGAGCGCATTGATGTCAACCCCATACGCCCGAATCTGTCGCTGAACATTTCCATGGCCTGGAGCGTGGCGGATCGTCGCCGGCAACTGGTGCAGTTTCTCCAAGAAAACTCAGGATCCGGGCTGGTGTATGTGCGGACGCGGCGGGATGGGCAAGATTTGAGGGAGTGGCTGGAAAAGCAGAACGTCCAGAGTGCGACTTACCATGGTGGGTTGGATTCTGGATCCCGTCGCCAGTTGGAGCGGGCTTGGCTAGCGGGGGAACTGCGCTTTTTGGTCTGTACCAATGCTTTTGGCATGGGCATTAACAAACCGGATGTGCGTTGGGTGCTGCATTTTCAGCCTCCTCCCGATTTGACCGATTATGTGCAGGAAGTGGGGCGGGGTGGGCGGGATGGCGGCCCTTGTCGGGCCTTGATGCTGGTTTCGGAACCAACGGGGTTTTGGGATCCGACGGATCGGCAACGCAACGCCTATTTCCATCAACAGCGGCAACGGATCGAGGATCAGGCCAGGATCTTGCTCAAAACTCTGCCTGACCAGGGATCCTACACCGATCTCCCTGCCGGAGAAGCGCGAGTAGCCCTGGGTGTGCTTCAGGAAATGGGCTGTTTACAGTGGCAGGATCCTTTTCGCTTCCAGATCCGGCAGCGGCGGTGGCAACCATGTCAAAGGCGGGATCCCTGGCTGGGAATGGAAGCCCTGATCAACACGCGCGGCTGCCGTTGGCAGGTGCTGCTGCGGCATTTCGGCTATCAAAGTGGGGATCCGCCCTGTGGAACCTGTGATAACTGTTGCCGCGCCAACTCGTCAGGTGCGGGCATCCGGCCATTACGCTGGATATGA
- a CDS encoding glycoside hydrolase family 3 N-terminal domain-containing protein, with protein sequence MSVSGSPPHEFGQPLSLARQVAQLLVVPVSAQLGSLHTPAEGSPYPSRDGLKKLIQEVGIGGVWLRDGHVAEAILLVEQLQDWASLPLLVAVDAGRGLPLPGATVFPHPLGLSRLATEAASWAEQWGRITSREAAAIGINWLLNPVAAPRGQTGLESLALAEDPATVLSLARAFVGGCEQTAIDTGSGILTTACSFPGLGWPDWLQEGSRFATATPNIPWRPQLTTPVAQLQDTLWLPFRHLVDHVGAILVSHVVLPEWDERWPITLLPGRLTQLLRQEWGFTGLIVVDALDQGFLAELADPATLAVRALQAGADLILAPPDPIQVMQGILDALQAGSQAQGYRAQASLNPAQIAQSVTRILRAKQRTMGGVSSLLKEVWPALAETDFTTVFGWMGATEWTDPGLHRGFPAEQLKPVLLGDPITKDSALGKLFSVRPGLPSRLQGAERLASLLAEPDIAPCQAAMARGGVEGGQPLSLPVEPGWLNWIWQDPPLGSSELSLESPALRIPSALRIPPLCSDALTPLPLLEAALANAPGLMVQFFLQDPLPNYLLNVLQQQRERIAVVVFYGSLPLYRRLREQFHWANAVHSLNRDPFAQKEVMRRLFPHLDIAEGSREARQTIKKK encoded by the coding sequence ATGAGTGTTTCTGGATCCCCGCCGCATGAGTTTGGGCAGCCTTTATCGTTGGCGCGTCAAGTGGCACAACTGCTGGTGGTGCCGGTTTCGGCCCAGCTGGGCTCCCTGCATACCCCCGCGGAAGGGAGTCCTTACCCCAGTCGAGACGGGTTGAAAAAGCTGATTCAGGAAGTCGGCATCGGCGGGGTTTGGCTGCGGGATGGACATGTGGCGGAGGCGATCCTGCTGGTGGAACAGTTGCAAGACTGGGCTTCCTTACCCCTTTTGGTGGCGGTGGATGCCGGTCGAGGGTTACCTTTGCCAGGGGCAACAGTCTTTCCCCATCCGCTGGGGTTGAGCCGTTTGGCCACTGAAGCCGCATCTTGGGCAGAGCAGTGGGGGCGCATCACCAGTCGGGAGGCGGCGGCGATTGGCATCAACTGGTTACTCAATCCGGTGGCAGCACCGCGGGGGCAGACAGGACTTGAATCCTTGGCTTTGGCAGAGGATCCCGCCACTGTTTTGTCCTTGGCTCGGGCTTTTGTGGGCGGATGTGAGCAAACGGCCATCGACACAGGTAGCGGGATCCTGACTACAGCCTGCTCTTTTCCCGGACTGGGGTGGCCGGATTGGCTTCAGGAGGGTTCTCGATTCGCCACTGCAACACCAAACATCCCCTGGCGACCGCAGCTGACAACGCCTGTCGCCCAGTTGCAAGACACCCTTTGGTTGCCCTTTCGGCATCTAGTCGATCATGTGGGGGCCATACTGGTTTCCCATGTGGTGCTACCGGAGTGGGATGAGCGCTGGCCAATCACCCTCCTACCGGGACGACTGACACAACTGTTGCGTCAGGAGTGGGGTTTTACGGGGTTGATCGTTGTTGATGCTCTGGATCAAGGGTTTCTGGCAGAGCTAGCCGATCCGGCTACGCTGGCGGTGCGGGCCCTACAGGCGGGTGCGGATCTCATCCTGGCCCCTCCCGATCCCATCCAGGTGATGCAGGGCATTTTGGACGCACTACAAGCGGGATCCCAAGCCCAAGGGTATCGCGCTCAGGCATCCCTGAACCCGGCACAAATTGCCCAATCGGTCACGCGCATTTTGCGAGCCAAGCAGCGAACCATGGGCGGGGTATCTTCCTTGCTCAAAGAAGTCTGGCCAGCTTTGGCAGAAACGGACTTTACAACCGTTTTCGGGTGGATGGGGGCAACGGAATGGACGGATCCCGGTTTGCACCGGGGATTCCCAGCCGAACAGCTTAAGCCCGTCTTGTTGGGGGATCCGATTACCAAAGATTCTGCCCTAGGCAAGTTGTTCAGCGTTCGTCCCGGTTTACCCTCCCGGTTACAAGGGGCAGAACGGTTGGCCTCCCTGTTGGCTGAACCAGATATTGCGCCCTGTCAAGCAGCGATGGCCCGGGGCGGTGTGGAGGGAGGCCAACCCCTCAGCTTGCCTGTAGAGCCTGGCTGGTTGAACTGGATTTGGCAGGATCCCCCACTGGGCAGCAGCGAGCTCAGTCTGGAATCTCCCGCCCTCCGGATTCCATCGGCTTTACGCATTCCCCCTTTGTGCAGCGACGCCCTCACCCCCCTACCTCTACTAGAAGCTGCCTTGGCTAACGCCCCAGGGTTGATGGTGCAATTCTTTCTCCAGGATCCCTTGCCCAACTATCTACTGAATGTGTTGCAACAGCAGCGGGAGCGGATCGCAGTTGTCGTCTTCTACGGCAGCTTGCCCCTGTATCGTCGTCTACGGGAGCAATTTCACTGGGCTAACGCGGTACACAGCCTCAACCGGGATCCGTTCGCACAGAAGGAGGTGATGCGGCGGTTGTTCCCCCATCTCGACATTGCAGAGGGATCCCGTGAAGCTCGGCAGACCATTAAGAAAAAGTAA
- a CDS encoding c-type cytochrome, producing MPHSLSDITESHSSPSSAGSFVDFGQERLTSQRQDPTQRKGPTTLLFGFQVQTFFSTWGRKLSLSLIGLLLLLFSWTWWGAGAKLDPYTETVLSLSGEVSHGASLFALNCAACHGEEADGRVGPSLRGVSSRRSERFIIQQVTSGNTPPMPQFQPDPQEMADLISYLNTL from the coding sequence GTGCCTCATTCCCTTTCAGACATCACCGAATCCCACAGCAGCCCGTCCTCTGCCGGCAGCTTCGTGGACTTTGGGCAAGAGCGGCTCACCTCTCAAAGGCAAGATCCCACTCAAAGGAAAGGCCCGACGACCCTACTCTTCGGTTTTCAGGTACAGACCTTCTTCAGCACTTGGGGCAGAAAGTTGAGTCTGAGCCTGATCGGGTTGCTGCTGCTGCTGTTCTCCTGGACTTGGTGGGGAGCAGGAGCAAAGTTGGATCCCTACACAGAAACCGTGCTGAGTTTATCCGGGGAAGTCAGCCATGGTGCATCCCTGTTTGCCCTCAACTGCGCCGCCTGTCATGGAGAAGAAGCCGATGGCCGGGTGGGCCCCAGTTTGCGAGGCGTAAGTAGCCGCCGCTCCGAACGTTTTATCATTCAACAAGTGACCAGCGGCAACACTCCTCCTATGCCGCAGTTCCAGCCGGATCCCCAGGAAATGGCCGACCTGATCAGCTACTTGAACACCTTGTGA
- a CDS encoding diacylglycerol/polyprenol kinase family protein — MGLPQQIICYALWLGSVFALAEWLRARKVDGEWVRKVIHIGVGNIILLAWALQVPRWLGVSFSLVFAGLALLSYRVAILQSLNGVGRRSFGTCFYALSIGLLLYWFWLPERQLFAVIGILVMTWADALAGLVGKTWGQHRYQLGSIQKSWEGSLTMWGVSSLVIGAVLLGYFGFSTPLLGISLLVGGIAMGLEVFSWYGLDNLTVPLASGGLCFILVQGLNL, encoded by the coding sequence ATGGGCCTGCCCCAGCAGATCATATGCTACGCCCTCTGGCTGGGATCCGTGTTTGCATTGGCGGAATGGCTGCGTGCCCGCAAGGTGGATGGGGAATGGGTGCGTAAGGTAATCCACATTGGGGTGGGCAACATCATTTTGCTAGCCTGGGCGTTGCAGGTGCCCCGTTGGCTGGGGGTGAGCTTTTCCCTGGTGTTCGCGGGCCTAGCGCTGCTCTCCTACCGGGTGGCGATTTTGCAAAGTTTGAATGGGGTGGGTCGGCGCAGTTTCGGCACCTGTTTTTACGCCCTCAGCATTGGCCTGTTGCTGTACTGGTTTTGGCTGCCAGAGAGACAACTGTTCGCCGTTATCGGCATTTTGGTCATGACTTGGGCGGATGCTTTGGCGGGCTTGGTGGGTAAAACCTGGGGCCAACACCGCTACCAGCTGGGATCCATTCAGAAAAGTTGGGAGGGATCCCTAACCATGTGGGGGGTGAGCAGCCTGGTGATCGGAGCAGTGTTGCTGGGGTACTTTGGGTTTTCCACCCCTCTGCTGGGCATCAGCCTCTTGGTGGGGGGCATAGCCATGGGTCTGGAGGTGTTCTCCTGGTACGGGTTGGATAACCTGACGGTGCCCCTGGCCAGTGGTGGGCTTTGTTTTATCTTGGTGCAAGGACTAAATTTGTAA